A window of the Streptomyces albireticuli genome harbors these coding sequences:
- a CDS encoding beta-N-acetylglucosaminidase domain-containing protein — translation MHFRGDDTSPAASSSGPAAPRSGPGSGAASGFGASLPHPRRAGVTVLAAALLGGLLGGSPDALAAPRPDGAATAAPDREGDTALPPVWPRPQSARARGPYARIGDEVTVMADPGTDPYAVEALRGILRGLGARTVVDAAPGGTPPPSGLIVYAGGQAAENALRALGAPAAGDLPRGGYRLATGQVDGRPTAALAGTGEDGLFHAAQTLRQLAVDTGEAGGGRAFAGAVVRDWPGAAVRGLTEGFYGTPWSQEQRLAQLDFMGRTKQNRYLYAPGEDPYRQARWRAPYPAEARADFRALAERARRNHVTLGWAVAPGQSMCFSSAEDLRDLKRKVDGMWALGVRAFQLQFQDVSYSEWHCDADAEEFGRGPRAAAKAQAKVAGALAAHLAAKGPGTAPLSLLPTEYYQDGGTAFRRALADALDPRVEVAWTGVGVVPKTITGGELADARAAFGHPLVTMDNYPVNDFAQDRIFLGPYTGREPAVATGSAALLANASAQPTAARIPLFTAADYAWNPRGYRPQESWRAAVDDLAGPDAPAREALLALAGNDASSVLGSDESAYLRPLLDGFLEALSGTDQGRVTEAADRLRAAFRTMREAPARLARTLDGFEDEVGPWLEQLALHGEAGGRAVDMLTAQARGDGGTAWRAQLDVQRLRERIVAGRATVGKGVLTPFLDQALARANGWTGVDRPVRGAGLSTDGDPATSVAPAPGGPLTVRLTRARPLTAVTVLTAPAAGVRGRVEAHDPARGWQPLGTVSDSGWTQSPGKGLRADALRLVWTGGGTPPDVHEITPWFADTPSADFELTHQDADAEIGGGPTAVAARMINRRPEPVREKLTVRAPAGVTVKAPAELTVARGGVATARIELSVPAGGAARTFTVPVRLGDQERTLTVRAYPATDGPDLAREGRASSSGDEGARFPASAAVDGDPRTRWSSRPVDDAWWQLELARPVRLGRLVLHWQDAHPSRYRVQVSPDGRTWRDAAVVAKGRGGTETVRMDAPGTRFVRVQGERRATEFGYSLWSVEAYAVRDAGAAKP, via the coding sequence GTGCACTTCCGGGGCGACGACACCTCTCCCGCCGCTTCCTCCTCCGGCCCCGCCGCGCCCCGTTCCGGCCCGGGGTCCGGTGCGGCGTCCGGCTTCGGCGCCTCCCTCCCCCACCCCCGGCGCGCCGGCGTCACCGTGCTGGCCGCCGCGCTCCTCGGCGGGCTGCTCGGCGGCTCCCCCGACGCCCTCGCCGCGCCCCGCCCGGACGGCGCCGCGACGGCCGCGCCGGACCGCGAGGGCGACACCGCCCTGCCCCCGGTCTGGCCGCGCCCGCAGAGCGCGCGGGCCCGGGGCCCGTACGCCCGGATCGGCGACGAGGTCACCGTGATGGCCGACCCCGGCACCGACCCCTACGCCGTCGAGGCCCTCCGCGGCATCCTGCGCGGCCTCGGCGCCCGCACCGTCGTCGACGCCGCGCCGGGCGGCACCCCGCCGCCCAGCGGGCTCATCGTCTACGCGGGCGGACAGGCCGCCGAGAACGCCCTGCGGGCCCTCGGCGCGCCCGCCGCCGGCGATCTGCCCCGGGGCGGCTACCGCCTGGCGACCGGACAGGTCGACGGCCGCCCCACGGCGGCCCTGGCCGGCACCGGCGAGGACGGGCTGTTCCACGCCGCGCAGACGCTGCGGCAGCTCGCCGTGGACACCGGGGAGGCGGGCGGCGGCCGCGCGTTCGCCGGCGCCGTGGTGCGGGACTGGCCCGGCGCCGCCGTGCGCGGACTGACCGAGGGCTTCTACGGCACGCCCTGGTCGCAGGAACAGCGGCTGGCACAGCTGGACTTCATGGGCCGCACCAAGCAGAACCGCTATCTGTACGCGCCGGGTGAGGACCCGTACCGCCAGGCCCGCTGGCGCGCCCCCTACCCCGCCGAGGCCCGCGCCGACTTCCGCGCCCTGGCCGAGCGCGCCCGCCGCAACCACGTGACCCTCGGCTGGGCGGTCGCGCCGGGGCAGTCGATGTGCTTCTCGTCCGCCGAGGACCTGCGGGACCTCAAGCGGAAGGTCGACGGGATGTGGGCGCTGGGCGTCCGCGCCTTCCAGCTCCAGTTCCAGGACGTGAGCTACAGCGAGTGGCACTGCGACGCGGACGCCGAGGAGTTCGGGCGCGGGCCCAGGGCGGCGGCGAAGGCCCAGGCGAAGGTCGCGGGCGCGCTGGCCGCCCATCTGGCGGCCAAGGGACCCGGCACCGCCCCGCTGTCGCTGCTGCCGACCGAGTACTACCAGGACGGGGGGACGGCCTTCCGGCGGGCGCTGGCGGACGCGCTGGACCCCCGCGTGGAGGTGGCCTGGACCGGCGTCGGGGTGGTGCCGAAGACCATCACCGGCGGCGAACTGGCCGACGCCCGCGCCGCCTTCGGGCACCCGCTGGTGACCATGGACAACTACCCGGTCAACGACTTCGCGCAGGACCGTATCTTCCTCGGGCCCTACACCGGCCGGGAGCCGGCCGTGGCGACCGGCTCCGCGGCCCTGCTGGCCAACGCCTCCGCGCAGCCGACCGCGGCCCGGATCCCCCTGTTCACCGCCGCCGACTACGCCTGGAACCCCCGCGGTTACCGGCCCCAGGAGTCCTGGCGGGCGGCCGTCGACGACCTGGCGGGCCCGGACGCCCCGGCCCGCGAGGCGCTGCTGGCGCTGGCGGGCAACGACGCGTCGTCGGTGCTCGGCAGTGACGAGTCGGCGTACCTGCGGCCGCTGCTGGACGGTTTCCTGGAGGCGCTGTCGGGCACGGACCAGGGCCGGGTCACCGAGGCGGCCGACCGGCTGCGCGCCGCGTTCCGCACCATGCGGGAGGCGCCCGCGCGGCTGGCGCGGACGCTGGACGGCTTCGAGGACGAGGTGGGCCCCTGGCTGGAGCAGCTGGCGCTGCACGGCGAGGCGGGCGGCCGGGCGGTGGACATGCTGACCGCCCAGGCGCGCGGCGACGGCGGGACGGCCTGGCGGGCCCAGCTCGACGTGCAGCGGCTGCGCGAGCGGATCGTGGCCGGCCGGGCGACGGTCGGCAAGGGCGTCCTGACCCCCTTCCTGGACCAGGCGCTGGCCCGCGCGAACGGCTGGACGGGCGTGGACCGGCCGGTGCGCGGCGCGGGGCTGTCCACCGACGGCGACCCGGCCACGTCGGTGGCGCCCGCGCCGGGCGGCCCGCTGACCGTAAGGCTGACGCGGGCCCGCCCGCTGACGGCCGTCACGGTGCTGACCGCGCCCGCCGCCGGGGTGCGCGGCCGGGTCGAGGCGCACGACCCGGCCCGGGGCTGGCAGCCGCTGGGCACGGTGTCGGACAGCGGCTGGACGCAGTCGCCGGGCAAGGGGCTGCGGGCGGACGCGCTGCGGCTGGTGTGGACCGGCGGCGGCACGCCGCCCGACGTGCACGAGATCACCCCGTGGTTCGCGGACACGCCCTCGGCCGACTTCGAACTCACGCACCAGGACGCGGACGCGGAGATCGGTGGCGGCCCGACGGCCGTGGCCGCCCGGATGATCAACCGGCGGCCGGAGCCGGTCCGCGAGAAGCTGACCGTAAGGGCGCCGGCCGGGGTCACGGTGAAGGCGCCGGCGGAGCTGACGGTGGCGCGCGGCGGCGTGGCCACGGCCCGGATCGAGCTGTCGGTGCCGGCCGGGGGCGCGGCCCGGACGTTCACGGTGCCGGTGCGGCTGGGCGACCAGGAGCGGACGCTGACCGTAAGGGCGTACCCGGCGACGGACGGGCCGGACCTCGCGCGCGAGGGGCGGGCGAGCTCCTCCGGCGACGAGGGGGCGCGCTTCCCGGCCTCGGCGGCCGTCGACGGCGACCCCCGGACGCGCTGGTCCTCACGGCCGGTGGACGACGCCTGGTGGCAGCTGGAGCTGGCGCGCCCGGTACGGCTGGGGCGGCTGGTGCTGCACTGGCAGGACGCGCACCCCTCCCGCTACCGGGTGCAGGTCTCGCCGGACGGGCGCACCTGGCGGGACGCGGCGGTGGTGGCCAAGGGCCGGGGCGGTACGGAGACGGTCCGGATGGACGCCCCGGGCACCCGGTTCGTCCGGGTCCAGGGCGAGCGGCGGGCGACGGAGTTCGGTTACTCGCTGTGGTCGGTGGAGGCGTACGCGGTGCGGGACGCGGGCGCGGCGAAGCCCTGA